In one Nicotiana sylvestris chromosome 8, ASM39365v2, whole genome shotgun sequence genomic region, the following are encoded:
- the LOC104246657 gene encoding aspartyl protease family protein 2-like: MEGKLISIPLLFTFFTLSISVSSVSLQYQTLTLRSLPEPQSLSWATQDSNDFQPLNSENTLAVQLHHVDLITPYTSLSNTTPHALFKLRLQRDAVRAKLLSNLAEAVANANATVKDFSSSVISGLAQGSGEYFTRIGIGTPPKYAYMVLDTGSDVVWIQCLPCRQCYNQSDPVFDPTKSSSFTGLSCDSPLCRRLDSPGCNNRNKCLYQVSYGDGSFTVGEFSTETLTFRKTRVSDIAFGCGHDNEGLFIGAAGLLGLGKGKLSFPGQAGSRFGNKFLYCLVDRTGSPKPSYLIFGETAVTRNTIFTPLLTNQKLNTFYYVELTGISVGGTRVPGITPELFKLGADGNGGVIVDSGTSVTRLTQPAYVALRDAFRLGTKNLKRAPNYSLFDTCYDLSGKTEVKVPTLVLHFKDADLALPASNYLIPVSSGRRFCFGFAGTASGLSIIGNIQQQGFRVVFDVAGSRLGFAPRGCN, translated from the coding sequence ATGGAAGGGAAACTCATTTCAATTCCACTTCTCTTTACTTTCTTTACCCTTTCCATTTCTGTATCATCTGTTTCTCTTCAATATCAAACACTTACCCTACGCTCTCTCCCTGAACCTCAATCCCTCTCATGGGCCACCCAAGATTCCAACGACTTTCAACCCTTAAATTCCGAAAATACCCTTGCTGTACAACTACACCACGTAGACTTAATCACTCCTTATACATCCTTATCCAACACCACACCACATGCATTATTCAAACTCCGTCTTCAACGTGACGCCGTTAGAGCAAAACTCCTCTCTAACCTCGCTGAAGCGGTTGCTAACGCTAATGCCACCGTTAAAGACTTCAGCAGCTCCGTCATCTCGGGTCTTGCTCAGGGTAGCGGCGAATACTTTACGCGCATAGGCATAGGCACTCCTCCTAAGTACGCTTACATGGTTCTCGACACTGGCAGCGACGTTGTATGGATCCAATGCTTGCCATGCAGACAATGTTATAATCAGTCCGACCCGGTTTTCGACCCGACTAAATCATCCTCATTTACTGGGCTCTCCTGTGATTCTCCTTTGTGCCGCCGGCTTGACTCGCCCGGCTGTAATAACCGTAACAAATGCCTTTACCAAGTCTCCTACGGCGATGGTTCTTTCACCGTCGGCGAATTCTCAACTGAAACTTTAACGTTTAGAAAGACACGTGTCAGCGACATTGCATTCGGTTGCGGCCACGATAATGAAGGTTTGTTCATCGGAGCTGCTGGTTTGTTGGGTTTAGGGAAAGGGAAACTTTCATTTCCGGGTCAAGCCGGAAGCCGGTTCGGTAATAAATTCTTATACTGTTTAGTCGACCGAACCGGTTCTCCTAAACCGTCTTATCTCATTTTCGGCGAAACAGCAGTTACGCGAAATACCATTTTTACCCCTCTTTTAACCAACCAAAAACTAAACACATTTTACTACGTGGAACTCACCGGGATCAGCGTCGGAGGTACAAGGGTTCCGGGAATTACGCCGGAGTTGTTCAAGCTCGGTGCTGACGGTAACGGTGGAGTCATTGTCGATTCGGGTACGTCAGTGACCCGGTTGACCCAACCCGCTTACGTGGCACTGAGGGATGCTTTCCGCTTAGGTACTAAAAATCTGAAGAGAGCGCCAAATTACTCTTTATTCGACACGTGTTATGATTTGTCTGGTAAAACCGAAGTGAAGGTTCCAACGTTGGTATTACATTTTAAGGATGCTGACTTGGCATTGCCAGCGTCAAATTACTTGATTCCGGTGAGTAGCGGAAGAAGATTCTGCTTTGGATTTGCGGGCACGGCAAGCGGGTTGTCTATAATTGGGAATATTCAGCAGCAGGGTTTTCGGGTCGTGTTTGATGTTGCGGGTTCGAGGTTAGGGTTTGCTCCACGTGGGTGTAATTAA